The following proteins are co-located in the Limanda limanda chromosome 5, fLimLim1.1, whole genome shotgun sequence genome:
- the rabl6b gene encoding rab-like protein 6 isoform X1: MFSALKKLVGSEPGQLRDKNIPAGLQSMNQSLQRRFAKGVQYNMKIVIRGDRNTGKSTLWHRLQGKKFVEDYIPTQEIQATSIHWNYKTTDDVVKVEVWDVVDKGQKYPLPEGVGKGKKRGDNLKLENEPQESDDVALDAEFLDVYKNCNGIIMMFDITKQWTFNYIERELPKVPTHVPVCVLGNHRDMGEHRVILPDDIRDLIAGLNRPMGSSYIHYAESSMKNGFGLKYLHRFFNIPFLQLQRETLLRQLETNQLDMDATLEELCVQQETEDQNYEIFLENFETRSKSYGSPGPANGSSSGSQSPIVPPSGASTGSSSPSTPQPPIPSQVLPQSRSVSVSSPPPPTAVVSGAASPTAESKPSAQSPEHQQASAASNVLSFQKRSFMSRWFGPSAAADAPVPASEDPAAPVCPLQVQSVDDFVPDERLDKSFLEDSLPSKNRVPQPAPARAVDSDSDGEGRGNPMVSGFQDELDPDDTEPSLPQPKTLPPSKDITLTSDEEEGVPAALTIKQDQDLDSEPELKAPVIHITKPKLTSKAPEPRGQTTAPISLTLIPATELPARQGKKKGNTPKAEDSDTDPETPVAQQIISFVMDDFESEASDTPKIATDAFPIRDEFLSDLSDDDMQVAKVQEPLKPTVISFKQKDDTDLFGLGIQEEAPAAKNSSEEEKESKYSKEKKKKKKKSKEEDDKTKKKHKHKKKEKEDAATEDDKEKKKKKSRTKKTEVDELEDFLGGGAGLIKRDDGDYEEL, translated from the exons ATGTTTTCAGCGCTAAAGAAGCTGGTGGGATCTGAGCCAGGCCAGCTCAGGGACAAGAATATTCCAGCTGGCCTGCAGTCGATGAACCAAAGTCTGCAGAGGCGCTTCGCCAAGGGGGTTCAGTATAATA TGAAAATAGTCATCCGGGGTGATAGAAACACTGGAAAGAGTACTTTATGGCATCgactgcagggcaagaagtttgTGGAGGACTACATACCCACTCAGGAGATCCAAGCCACAAGCATCCATTGGAATTACAAAA CTACTGATGATGTCGTCAAGGTGGAGGTTTGGGATGTGGTTGACAAAG GCCAAAAATATCCTCTTCCTGAAGGTGTAG gaaaagGCAAAAAGCGAGGAGACAACTTGAAACTGGAGAATGAGCCCCAAGAG TCAGATGATGTGGCCCTGGATGCTGAGTTCCTGGATGTATACAAGAACTGCAATGGAATCATCATGATGTTTGACATTACCAAGCAGTG GACATTTAACTACATCGAAAGGGAACTGCCTAAAGTACCCACCcatgtgccagtgtgtgttttgggaaACCACAGGGACATGGGCGAGCATCGTGTCATCCTCCCTGATGATATAAGGGACCTGATTGCTGGACTGAACAG ACCAATGGGATCCTCTTACATCCACTATGCTGAGTCGTCAATGAAGAACGGCTTTGGCTTGAAATACCTGCACAGATTTTTCAATATCCCCTTCTTGCAGCTAcag agagAGACCCTCCTGAGGCAGCTGGAGACCAACCAGTTGGACATGGACGCCACCCTGGAGGAGCTCTGTGTccagcaggaaactgaggaTCAAAACTATGAGAT TTTCCTTGAGAACTTTGAGACTCGCAGTAAAAGCTATGGCTCTCCTGGTCCAGCCAACGGTTCTTCCTCAGGCTCCCAGTCCCCCATTGTCCCTCCCAGTGGGGCCTCCACAGGCAGCTCCAGCCCCAGCACCCCTCAGCCCCCCATCCCCTCCCAAGTGCTCCCACAGTCACGGTCTGTGTCAgtgtcctctcctccacctcccaccGCGGTGGTTAGCGGGGCAGCTTCACCTACTGCTGAGTCAAAACCATCAGCTCAGTCTCCCGAGCACCAACAGGCCTCTGCAGCATCTAATGTGTTGTCCTTCCAGAAACGCAGCTTCATGTCTCGCTGGTTTGgtccatcagctgctgctgatgctcctGTTCCTGCGTCAG AGGATCCTGCTGCACCGGTGTGTCCTCTTCAGGTTCAGAGTGTGGATGATTTTGTGCCAGATGAGAGACTGGACAAGAGTTTCCTGGAGGACAGCCTGCCCTCGAAGAACAGGGTTCCTCAACCTGCACCCGCTCGAGCTGTGGACAGTGACAG TGATGGTGAAGGCAGAGGAAACCCCATGGTGTCTGGTTTCCAGGATGAGCTTGACCCTGACGACACTGAGCCCAGTCTTCCTCAGCCTAAGACCCTGCCTCCCAGTAAAGATATCACTCTAACCAGtgacgaggaggagggagtACCAGCAGCCCTCACCATCAAACAGGACCAAGACCTGGACAGTGAACCTGAACTGAAGGC GCCTGTGATTCATATCACAAAACCAAAGTTGACATCTAAAGCTCCAGAGCCCAGAGGCCAGACCACAGCACCCATCTCCCTCACTTTAATCCCAGCAACAGAGCTGCCAGCCCGACAAGGCAAGAAGAAGGGAAACACACCCAAAGCTGAGGACTCTGACACAGACCCTGAGACCCCTGTCGCCCAGCAAATTATCTCTTTTGTCATGGATGACTTTGAGTCTGAAGCATCAGACACACCAAAAATAGCAACG GATGCATTTCCAATCAGGGATGAGTTCCTGTCCGATCTTTCTGATGATGACATGCAGGTAGCCAAAGTGCAAGAACCTCTGAAGCCCACTGTGATCTCCTTTAAACAAAAGGACGATACCGATCTGTTTGGCCTCGGCATCCAAGAGGAGGCTCCAGCAGCCAAGAACAGCAGCGAGGAAG agaaagaaagcaaatactcaaaagaaaaaaagaaaaagaagaagaaaagcaaagag GAGGATGATAAAAccaagaagaaacacaaacacaagaaaaaggaaaaagaagatgCTGCTACAGAAgatgacaaagagaagaagaaaaagaaatcccGGACCAAGAAAACAGAAGTGGATGAACTGGAGGACTTTTTGGGCGGAGGAGCAGGATTAATTAAAAGAGATGATGGGGATTATGAAGAACTATAA
- the rabl6b gene encoding rab-like protein 6 isoform X2, which translates to MFSALKKLVGSEPGQLRDKNIPAGLQSMNQSLQRRFAKGVQYNMKIVIRGDRNTGKSTLWHRLQGKKFVEDYIPTQEIQATSIHWNYKTTDDVVKVEVWDVVDKGKGKKRGDNLKLENEPQESDDVALDAEFLDVYKNCNGIIMMFDITKQWTFNYIERELPKVPTHVPVCVLGNHRDMGEHRVILPDDIRDLIAGLNRPMGSSYIHYAESSMKNGFGLKYLHRFFNIPFLQLQRETLLRQLETNQLDMDATLEELCVQQETEDQNYEIFLENFETRSKSYGSPGPANGSSSGSQSPIVPPSGASTGSSSPSTPQPPIPSQVLPQSRSVSVSSPPPPTAVVSGAASPTAESKPSAQSPEHQQASAASNVLSFQKRSFMSRWFGPSAAADAPVPASEDPAAPVCPLQVQSVDDFVPDERLDKSFLEDSLPSKNRVPQPAPARAVDSDSDGEGRGNPMVSGFQDELDPDDTEPSLPQPKTLPPSKDITLTSDEEEGVPAALTIKQDQDLDSEPELKAPVIHITKPKLTSKAPEPRGQTTAPISLTLIPATELPARQGKKKGNTPKAEDSDTDPETPVAQQIISFVMDDFESEASDTPKIATDAFPIRDEFLSDLSDDDMQVAKVQEPLKPTVISFKQKDDTDLFGLGIQEEAPAAKNSSEEEKESKYSKEKKKKKKKSKEEDDKTKKKHKHKKKEKEDAATEDDKEKKKKKSRTKKTEVDELEDFLGGGAGLIKRDDGDYEEL; encoded by the exons ATGTTTTCAGCGCTAAAGAAGCTGGTGGGATCTGAGCCAGGCCAGCTCAGGGACAAGAATATTCCAGCTGGCCTGCAGTCGATGAACCAAAGTCTGCAGAGGCGCTTCGCCAAGGGGGTTCAGTATAATA TGAAAATAGTCATCCGGGGTGATAGAAACACTGGAAAGAGTACTTTATGGCATCgactgcagggcaagaagtttgTGGAGGACTACATACCCACTCAGGAGATCCAAGCCACAAGCATCCATTGGAATTACAAAA CTACTGATGATGTCGTCAAGGTGGAGGTTTGGGATGTGGTTGACAAAG gaaaagGCAAAAAGCGAGGAGACAACTTGAAACTGGAGAATGAGCCCCAAGAG TCAGATGATGTGGCCCTGGATGCTGAGTTCCTGGATGTATACAAGAACTGCAATGGAATCATCATGATGTTTGACATTACCAAGCAGTG GACATTTAACTACATCGAAAGGGAACTGCCTAAAGTACCCACCcatgtgccagtgtgtgttttgggaaACCACAGGGACATGGGCGAGCATCGTGTCATCCTCCCTGATGATATAAGGGACCTGATTGCTGGACTGAACAG ACCAATGGGATCCTCTTACATCCACTATGCTGAGTCGTCAATGAAGAACGGCTTTGGCTTGAAATACCTGCACAGATTTTTCAATATCCCCTTCTTGCAGCTAcag agagAGACCCTCCTGAGGCAGCTGGAGACCAACCAGTTGGACATGGACGCCACCCTGGAGGAGCTCTGTGTccagcaggaaactgaggaTCAAAACTATGAGAT TTTCCTTGAGAACTTTGAGACTCGCAGTAAAAGCTATGGCTCTCCTGGTCCAGCCAACGGTTCTTCCTCAGGCTCCCAGTCCCCCATTGTCCCTCCCAGTGGGGCCTCCACAGGCAGCTCCAGCCCCAGCACCCCTCAGCCCCCCATCCCCTCCCAAGTGCTCCCACAGTCACGGTCTGTGTCAgtgtcctctcctccacctcccaccGCGGTGGTTAGCGGGGCAGCTTCACCTACTGCTGAGTCAAAACCATCAGCTCAGTCTCCCGAGCACCAACAGGCCTCTGCAGCATCTAATGTGTTGTCCTTCCAGAAACGCAGCTTCATGTCTCGCTGGTTTGgtccatcagctgctgctgatgctcctGTTCCTGCGTCAG AGGATCCTGCTGCACCGGTGTGTCCTCTTCAGGTTCAGAGTGTGGATGATTTTGTGCCAGATGAGAGACTGGACAAGAGTTTCCTGGAGGACAGCCTGCCCTCGAAGAACAGGGTTCCTCAACCTGCACCCGCTCGAGCTGTGGACAGTGACAG TGATGGTGAAGGCAGAGGAAACCCCATGGTGTCTGGTTTCCAGGATGAGCTTGACCCTGACGACACTGAGCCCAGTCTTCCTCAGCCTAAGACCCTGCCTCCCAGTAAAGATATCACTCTAACCAGtgacgaggaggagggagtACCAGCAGCCCTCACCATCAAACAGGACCAAGACCTGGACAGTGAACCTGAACTGAAGGC GCCTGTGATTCATATCACAAAACCAAAGTTGACATCTAAAGCTCCAGAGCCCAGAGGCCAGACCACAGCACCCATCTCCCTCACTTTAATCCCAGCAACAGAGCTGCCAGCCCGACAAGGCAAGAAGAAGGGAAACACACCCAAAGCTGAGGACTCTGACACAGACCCTGAGACCCCTGTCGCCCAGCAAATTATCTCTTTTGTCATGGATGACTTTGAGTCTGAAGCATCAGACACACCAAAAATAGCAACG GATGCATTTCCAATCAGGGATGAGTTCCTGTCCGATCTTTCTGATGATGACATGCAGGTAGCCAAAGTGCAAGAACCTCTGAAGCCCACTGTGATCTCCTTTAAACAAAAGGACGATACCGATCTGTTTGGCCTCGGCATCCAAGAGGAGGCTCCAGCAGCCAAGAACAGCAGCGAGGAAG agaaagaaagcaaatactcaaaagaaaaaaagaaaaagaagaagaaaagcaaagag GAGGATGATAAAAccaagaagaaacacaaacacaagaaaaaggaaaaagaagatgCTGCTACAGAAgatgacaaagagaagaagaaaaagaaatcccGGACCAAGAAAACAGAAGTGGATGAACTGGAGGACTTTTTGGGCGGAGGAGCAGGATTAATTAAAAGAGATGATGGGGATTATGAAGAACTATAA
- the imp4 gene encoding U3 small nucleolar ribonucleoprotein protein IMP4 encodes MLRREVRQRREYLYRKAQEDRLRTIEEKKQKLKGALEENLLIPTEVRREALQLQNLLEYDDEGAEGISSHMDDEYKWAGVEDPKVMVTTSRDPSSRLKMFAKEVKLMFPGAQRMNRGNHEIASLVRACKANNVTDLVIMHETRGQPDGLVVCHLPFGPTAYFTLYNVVMRHDVPDIGTMSEAYPHLIFHNFSSQLGKRVSNILKYLFPVPKEDSRRVITFANQEDFISFRHHTYKKTDHKNVELTEVGPRFEMKLYMIKLGTLENESTADVEWRHHAYTHTAKKRRFLSVQ; translated from the exons ATG CTTCGTCGGGaagtgagacagaggagagagtaCCTGTACAGGAAGGCACAGGAGGACAGGCTCCGCACAAtagaggagaaaaaacagaagTTGAAGGGAGCACTTGAAG AAAATTTGCTTATTCCAACTGAGGTACGCAGAGAAGCTCTGCAGCTACAGAATCTACTGGAGTATGACGATGAAGGGGCAGAAG GCATCAGCTCTCACATGGATGATGAGTATAAATGGGCCGGAGTGGAAGATCCTAAAGTCATGGTCACTACGTCCAGAGACCCGAGCTCCAGACTCAAAATGTTTGCTAAG GAGGTAAAGCTGATGTTCCCTGGAGCCCAGCGCATGAACAGAGGAAACCATGAGATCGCTTCGCTGGTGCGAGCCTGCAAAGCCAACAATGTTACAGACCTCGTCATCATGCATGAGACAAGAGGACAGCCTG ATGGCCTGGTGGTGTGCCACTTGCCATTTGGACCTACAGCTTATTTCACACTTTACAATGTGGTAATGAGGCATGATGTTCCAGACATAGGCACCATGTCAGAGGCCTACCCCCACCTCATTTTTCATAACTTCTCCTCACAGCTCGGCAAGAGG GTATCGAATATCCTCAAGTATCTTTTTCCAGTGCCGAAGGAGGACAGTAGGCGTGTTATCACATTTGCCAACCAGGAGGACTTCATCTCATTCAG ACATCACACCTACAAGAAAACAGACCACAAAAATGTTGAGCTGACAGAAGTAGGACCCaggtttgaaatgaaat TGTACATGATCAAGCTGGGCACCCTGGAGAATGAGAGCACAGCAGACGTGGAGTGGCGTCACCATgcgtatacacacacagcaaagaAAAGGAGGTTCCTCAGTGTGCAATAA